The Verrucomicrobium spinosum DSM 4136 = JCM 18804 DNA segment CCCAGGGCCAGACCAAAAATACGCTGACGCAGCATGCCCGCCAGATCGTGTTCGACGAAGCGCTGGTCGCGTCGGTCCGTGAAACAACCCGCCAGCTTCTCACACAGGCCCAGCTTCTGGTCGATCTGGCGCAACAGGAGGCTGCCCCCTTCACTGGAGAGGTAACCTCCTGAGAAATCCGCCTCCACGCGCCTGCCACCCAGCGCTTGAAACTCCAACTTGGCCTGTGTACACTGTGTCGCTGCTTGAGTCTGGTGCATGCCTTGGTTTTTGCCTTGGTAATCAAAGACTAATGCGCCGCTGCACCCGGCTCAAGCTTCTCGCGTATGAGAAATGCGGGCTAGGAATGATGAATTCGGAATTAGAAATGAAGCTTCCTCTTCAAAGCTGGTCTGGGAAATGCGGAAGGACCTTTGCCGATGGATTGACAATACCACTAATTCAGCATCCCTAGTTCCCAATTCCTGCTTTCCCCGGTGCCTCCGTAGTTATTTCCAGTGTCCCTCTCTCACGCTTTCTCGAGGAACAGCCGTCCTGCCTTGCGGCGGAGGCGGAGTTGGCTGGGGAGATTCACTCGGGACACGCGGGGAGAGCTGAGGAGTTCGAGGGCGCTCTCGATCTCGGCATTGCCGATATTCGGCACGGCATGAACTTCGCGCAGCCACCACCGGAGAATGCGGCTCTGGAGCGCGGGGTGGGCGGTTTTCAGCGCGGAGTTGACCGTGAGGCTGCGGTCTGCCTGAAGGAGTTGGTGATCTGTGAGAAACGCGCTGGTGGCGGATTGCAGGAAGTCTTCATCGCGACCGGCCAGCCGGGCAAAGCGCTGGAGCGTGCCAGCGACTTCGCGTTGGAACATCTCCTTTAGAAAGGGGAGCACGCGGTGGCGGATGCGGTTGCGGGTGGGGGCTCCCAGACTTGATCCCGCGTTGGTGGAGTCCTCTCTGAAAGCGAGGCCGTGCGTGGTGATGTAGGTGTCGATCTCCTCGCGCGTGATTTCCAAGAACGGTCGCGTGATCAGAAGTCCACCAGGAGAGTTGGAGATGGGATCCATCCCTCGGATGCCTCGAAGGCCACTGCCGCGAAAGAGGTGATGCAGGATGGTTTCCACATCGTCGTCCGCATGGTGCGCCAGGAAGACGTTACGGCAATCGTGACGGGCGGCGGCTTGCTCAAAGAAGGCTCGTCGGGCGTCCCGACCGGCCGTTTCGAGGGAGGTCTTCGTGCGGGCCGCCTCTGCAGTGATGTCCACGGTGATCTCCTCATGCCCCAATCCGTGGGCGATGGCGAGATCCCGCACGAACTGGGCGTCAGTATTCGACTCGGCGTCGCGCAACTGGTGATTCAGATGGCAGACGATGAGTTTCCTGTAACCCAGGAGCAGGAGGAAGTGCAGCAACGCTACCGAATCCCGTCCGCCGGAGACGCCCACCAGTTGCGGGGCATCGAGCGATAGCTCCGACCGCTGCCCCTGCAGGTTGCGCAGAGTGGTGCGAGCCTTGCGTTCCAAACGGGTGAGGGCCGCCGACGCGTGTGTGCGCGCCGACGGGGAAATCACGGGGGATGCCTCGGGATCAGCCGATTTTTTCTGTGCCGAAGTAGCGCTGGAGCGGGGCAGGGATGGTGATGCTGCCGTCTGCTTGCTGGTACGTTTCGACGAGGGCGACGAAGAGACGCGCGAGCGCGGTGCCGGATCCGTTGAGCGTGTGGCAGAATCGGTTTTTGCCATTCTCATCTTTGTAGCGCAGATTCATGCGGCGCGCTTGGAATTCGCCGAAATTGCTGCAGCTGGACACTTCCAGATAGGTGCCCTGGCCGGGGGCCCAGACTTCGATGTCGTAGGTCTTGGTCGAGCCAAAACCCACGTCCCCGGTGCAAAGCTCAATGATGCGGTAGTGCAGCCCCAGGGTCTGGAGGACGGCTTCGGCGTTGGCGGTGAGCTTCTCCAGTTCGTCCATGGAGGTCTCCGGGGTGGTGATCTTTACGAGCTCCACCTTGTCGAACTGGTGCATGCGGATGAGGCCGCGAGTCCCCAGGCCGGCGCTGCCTGCCTCACGACGGAAGCAGGGGGTGTAAGCGGCGTACTGAATGGGCAGAGATTCCGCCTTCACGATCTCCTCACGATGGAGGTTTGTCACCGGCACCTCGGCGGTGGGGACGAGGTAGAGGTCGTCCTCCTGGCAGTGGTACACCTGATCGGCGAACTTCGGGAGTTGGGTGGTGCCGACAAGAGCGTCGGCCTTGACCACGAACGGGGTGTTCACCTCGGTGTAACCGTGGCTGGTGGTGTGGAGGTCGAGCAGAAAGTTGATGAGGGCGCGTTCCAGTCGGGCACCTGCACCACGGTACACGACAAAAGCGCTGCCGGTGATCTTGGCACCAGCCTCGAAATCGAGCATGCCGTGCTGGGCTCCGAGGGCGACGTGGTCCTTCGGGGCGAAGTCGTAGGTGGGCTTCTCGCCCCAGACTTTCACCTCGGGATTCTGCTCGGCGCTTTCACCGATGGGGCAGGCATCGTGCGGAAGGTTGGGGATGCCCAGCATGAGGTCGCGCTGTTTGACATCCAGAGCGTCGGCGTCACGACCGATCTGCTCGATGCGGTCGCCGATGCCCCGGACCTGGGCCTCGATGGCGCTGGTGTCTTCGCCCTTTTTCTTGGCGATGCCGATCTCTTTGCTGATCCGGTTGCGGTCGCCCTGCAGCTTCTGGCGTTCCGTTTCCGCTTCGCGGCGCTGCTCGTCCAGAGAGGTCACCTCATCCACCATCGAGGAAAGGCCGGCACCACGGGTGCTGAGGCGTTCTTTGACGTAGTCGGGTTTCTCACGGAAGAGGCGGATGTCTAACATAGGGCGCGCAGACTAGCGTGGAATGGGAAAATGTCGAGCCGGAGGGCGGCGGAGGTCGGCTGGGACAAGAAGAAAGTGGCGCGCAGGGGAAAATTGCGCTTTGGTAGGCGGTTCGTGGCCACGTCTGGTCGCGGTTCCAGTCCTGTGAAACTCCATCGTCACCTCATCGAACAAATCATCGCCACCCTGGCGGAAATCTTTGCGCGGGGGGTGCATGCGGACAAGGCCATCGAGCGGATGATGAAGGCGTATCCGAAGTGGGGTGCGCGGGATCGACGCTTCTTTGCGGAGACGTCCTACGAGCTGGTGCGCTGGTGGCGCTGGTACTGGTACCTTGCCGGGTTGCCGGATTCAGAGTACAACAAGGTGGAACTGCTCAACGACGGCAAGGTTTGGCGGGTGTGGGCCGCTTACTGGATGGTGCAGCATGGTGAGGCACCACCCTTTGCCGAATGTCGAGGCTCATGGAATGCCACCGTCAAGTCCAGGTATGACGCGGACGTTCTGCCTGCGATCCGCCTTTCGATCCCTGACTGGCTCCAGGAGCGCGGCTCCAAGGAGTTTGGCAGAGAGTGGCCGGAGCTGATGAAAGCGCTCAATGAGCCCGCCGACGTCTTTCTCCGTGCCAATACGCTGCGAATTACCCCGGTGGAGCTGCAAGCCCGGCTCGAAGGCGAGGGGGTGGAATCCCATCGGGTGAAAGGGCTGCCCGATGCGCTGCGATTGAGCGTGCGCAAGAACGTGTTCACCACCCAGGCGTTCAAGGACGGCCTGTTTGAGGTGCAGGACGCCGCTTCCCAAAAAATCGCGCCATTTCTAGAGGTGGCACCGGGTCAACGGGTGGTGGATGCCTGTGCCGGGGCTGGAGGCAAGACGCTGCACCTGGCCGCGCTCATGCAGAACAAGGGTTCCTTGGTGGCCATGGATGTGCACCAGTGGAAGCTGGACGAAATGCGCCGTCGCGCCCGCCGCAATGGCGTGAGCAATGTGGAGCCGCGGCTCATTGAAGATTCCAAGTCCATCAAGCGTCTCGCCGACAAAGCGGATCGCGTGTTGCTGGATGTGCCGTGCAGTGGCCTGGGGGTGATCCGTCGCAACCCCGATGCGAAGTGGAAGCTGAGCGAGGAGGAACTCGACCGACTGGAGAAACTCCAGCAGGAGATCCTGGTAAGCCACTCCCGCATGGTGAAGCCCGGCGGGAAACTGGTGTATGCGACGTGCAGTCTTTTCCCCAGCGAGAATGACCGGCAGGTGCAGACCTTCCTCGCCTCCCATGGTGATGAATGGAAGCTGGAGGAGGAGCTGAGCCTCCGGCCGGATCGCGAAGGGTATGATGGGTTTTATGCCGCGAGATTGGTGCGGAAGAGTTGAGGGCCGCTTCGCGGCGGTTGAGGCGCTACGCTGGTTTAGGGGCCGCTTCGCGGCCGGTTGGGCGCGTTGCTGGTTGAGGTGCACAGCCGTCCGGGCTGTGAGTGGGACCGGCATCTTGCCGGTAGATCGCTCGCGGAGGGCGCTGACTTTATTCTCACACAAAGGCACAAAGGCACAAAGGCGCGAAGATCTCAGAAGTAGCGCAGACTGGCAGTCTGCTGTGCCGCCGATTGGCAATCGGCATCTGGCGCGAGTCGGGTGAGGCTCCAGCTCGACTATGAGCCCGGTGCAGTGACCGTCACAATCTGTGTCACGGAGTTGTTTCCACGATTAGCGGTTCCTCCAGCCAGCGTTTGCCATGGA contains these protein-coding regions:
- the tilS gene encoding tRNA lysidine(34) synthetase TilS; amino-acid sequence: MISPSARTHASAALTRLERKARTTLRNLQGQRSELSLDAPQLVGVSGGRDSVALLHFLLLLGYRKLIVCHLNHQLRDAESNTDAQFVRDLAIAHGLGHEEITVDITAEAARTKTSLETAGRDARRAFFEQAAARHDCRNVFLAHHADDDVETILHHLFRGSGLRGIRGMDPISNSPGGLLITRPFLEITREEIDTYITTHGLAFREDSTNAGSSLGAPTRNRIRHRVLPFLKEMFQREVAGTLQRFARLAGRDEDFLQSATSAFLTDHQLLQADRSLTVNSALKTAHPALQSRILRWWLREVHAVPNIGNAEIESALELLSSPRVSRVNLPSQLRLRRKAGRLFLEKA
- the serS gene encoding serine--tRNA ligase, producing the protein MLDIRLFREKPDYVKERLSTRGAGLSSMVDEVTSLDEQRREAETERQKLQGDRNRISKEIGIAKKKGEDTSAIEAQVRGIGDRIEQIGRDADALDVKQRDLMLGIPNLPHDACPIGESAEQNPEVKVWGEKPTYDFAPKDHVALGAQHGMLDFEAGAKITGSAFVVYRGAGARLERALINFLLDLHTTSHGYTEVNTPFVVKADALVGTTQLPKFADQVYHCQEDDLYLVPTAEVPVTNLHREEIVKAESLPIQYAAYTPCFRREAGSAGLGTRGLIRMHQFDKVELVKITTPETSMDELEKLTANAEAVLQTLGLHYRIIELCTGDVGFGSTKTYDIEVWAPGQGTYLEVSSCSNFGEFQARRMNLRYKDENGKNRFCHTLNGSGTALARLFVALVETYQQADGSITIPAPLQRYFGTEKIG
- a CDS encoding RsmB/NOP family class I SAM-dependent RNA methyltransferase; this encodes MKLHRHLIEQIIATLAEIFARGVHADKAIERMMKAYPKWGARDRRFFAETSYELVRWWRWYWYLAGLPDSEYNKVELLNDGKVWRVWAAYWMVQHGEAPPFAECRGSWNATVKSRYDADVLPAIRLSIPDWLQERGSKEFGREWPELMKALNEPADVFLRANTLRITPVELQARLEGEGVESHRVKGLPDALRLSVRKNVFTTQAFKDGLFEVQDAASQKIAPFLEVAPGQRVVDACAGAGGKTLHLAALMQNKGSLVAMDVHQWKLDEMRRRARRNGVSNVEPRLIEDSKSIKRLADKADRVLLDVPCSGLGVIRRNPDAKWKLSEEELDRLEKLQQEILVSHSRMVKPGGKLVYATCSLFPSENDRQVQTFLASHGDEWKLEEELSLRPDREGYDGFYAARLVRKS